The genomic window AAATAGTGCATAAGATGCAATATTAAAAGGTACTCCAAGAAAGATGTCGGCACTACGTTGATAGAGTTGGCAAGATAATTTACCATCAGCTACATAAAATTGAAAAAACGCATGGCAAGGTGGTAAAGCAGCTTTACCATTGGCAACATTTTCTGCGAAAGATTTAGATGTATCTGGTAATACAGAAGGGTTCCATGCAGACACCAACATTCTTCTGCTGTTTGGGTTGTTTTTTAATGTTTCAATAACTTCTTTAATCTGGTCTATATCTTCACTTGCCCAATTGCGCCATTGGTGTCCGTAAACAGGTCCTAAATCTCCGTTTTCATCAGCCCATTCGTTCCAGATTCTAACACCATTTTCAGTTAAATAGTTAATGTTAGTATCACCTTTTAGAAACCAAAGTAATTCATAGATAATGGACTTAAGATGTAGCTTTTTGGTTGTTACCATCGGAAATCCTTCGCTTAAATCAAAACGCATTTGGTAGCCAAAAACACTTTTAGTGCCTGTACCTGTTCTATCTCCTTTTTCGTTGCCGTTTTCTAATACGTGTTTTACTAGGTCGTGATATTGTTTCATGCATACTTCCTGCGAAAGCAGGAATCTCATTTAATTAAACTTTATTTTTAAGCGAAATGCAAATAGCATAATTCAAAAACGAAAATAAAAAAAAGCTTCAAAACCATTGATTTGAAGCCTTATATAATATAAAAAGTTATTAACTGTAAATAATCGAGATTCCTGCTTTCGTAGGTATTGGTTTTTACCCTATTATCATTCCAGCAATGGTAGCAGATATTAAAGAAGCTATTGTACCTCCAATTAAGGCTTTCATACCAAATTTAGATAACTGCTTTCTTTGTCCTGGAGCTAAAGATCCAATACCACCAATTTGAATTCCGATAGAAGCAAAATTAGCAAATCCGCATAGCATATAAGTTGCCATAATTACAGACTTGTTATAGTTTAAATGTGTGGCATTGGCGACATCTTTTAAGTCAGCAAGTTGTATATAGCCAACAAATTCGCTTGCAGCCAATTTAATTCCTAAAAGCTGACCCATCATCATCATATCTTCTTTAGCCACACCAATAAGCCACATTAAAGGAGCAAAAATAGTTCCCAGTATAGCTTCTAAAGAAAAGCTTTGGTAAGGTGTATTTGCAGCCATCCATGTATTTAATGAAGTAACATCGCCAGCCCAACCGAGAATACCGTTAATCATTGCAATAAAAGCTACAAACACTAATAACATTGCTCCAACGTTTACGGCTAGTCTTAAGCCTTCTGTAGTTCCGTTAGCAATGGCATCTAAAAGGTTAGCACCGATTTTTTCTTGAGAGACTTTAACATCTGTATTGATGTCTTCTGTTTGTGGGTATAATATTTTTGAAATGACAATAGCACCTGGTGCTGCCATAACTGACGCTGCTAACAAATGTTTTGCATATAATAATCGCATAGCAGGATCGTCACCACCTAAAAAGCCAATATAAGCTGCTAATACAGCACCAGCTACAGTGGCCATTCCGCCAATCATGACTAAAAGAATTTCGGACTTATTCATTTTCTCTAAATAAGCCTTAATTAACAACGGAGCTTCGGTTTGTCCTAAGAAAATATTTCCGGCAACACTTAGACTTTCCGCTCCAGATATCTTTAGAAGTTTAGTTAATAACCAACCAAAGCCTTTAACCACTCTTTGGATAATACCTAGATAGAATAAGACAGATGTTAATGCAGAAAAGAATAAAATCGTTGGTAATACCTGAAATGCGAAAATGAAACCAAAGGTGTCCATGTCCACAACCAAACCTTCAAACAAAAACTTACTACCTTCTCTTGTAAAATCTAAGACGCTTACAAAAACACTTCCGATACTTTCAAAAATAGTTTTTACAAATCCAACCCTTAGTACACCAATAGCGATAAGTAACTGAAAAGCTAAACCAATTCCTACAGTTTTCCAGTTTATAGCTTTTCGGTTGCTACTAAACAGAAAAGCAATAACAATTAGAGTAAACATACCTAAAATACCTCGCCATAAACTATTAAAGGAAAAACCTTGACTTGGTTTAATTGTGTTTTCTGTATTTTCACCTGTTATGGCGGAAGCTATAGCAGTACTTTTAGATTCTAAAGATTTGAAACTATATGTTGTTAGTTTTTCAGTAAAAACAAGTGTTGAATCTGTAAACTCACGAACCTTATATTTTCTGATAGTGTCTTTTGGTGTGTTGTAATAAAAGACCAAAAGATTATTTTGAAATGTATAATGACCAGAAGCTTTAAGGCTATCTTTGCTTAGTAGTTTGTAATCAAAATCACCATCCCTAAATTTTAATATATCAGAATCTGAAATGGATAATGCTTCACCTGTTTGGGTGTTTTCAATTGTGGTGAACTGCCATGTTTTTTCTAGCTCTTGTGCTGTAATTGATGAAACTCCAATAAATATAGCAATAAGGGCTTTGAAAAAATGATTCATAAAAAGGGGTGTTAGTTAGCGCTTAGAAATTTCGTCTCTTATTTTTGCAGCCTTTTCATAATCTTCATTATTTACGGCTTCTTCTAAAAGGCTATTCAATTCTTCTAAAGATTTGTCTTTATAACCTTCTTGGTCGGCAACTGCATTTTCTATTTCTTCAGCTATAAAATCATCGACAAGTATGCTATCTTGTTCTTCATCCTCTTTTTTAGGATTTACTTTAAGGTATATACCTGCTTTGTCTAAAATGTTTTTGTAAGTAAAGATTGGTGCCTGAAAACGTAATGCTAATGCAATGGCATCACTGGTTCTGGCATCAATGATTTCTTCAATTTTATCGCGCTCACAAATAAGACTAGAGTAGAAGACACCATCAACTAATTTGTGAATAATGACTTGTTTCACAACAATATCAAATCTGTCGGCAAAATTTTTGAATAAATCGTGAGTTAAAGGTCTTGGTGGACGAATTTCTTTCTCTAGTGCAATAGCAATAGATTGCGCTTCAAAAGCACCAATAACAATAGGAAGTTTTCTGTCACCATCAACTTCATTAAGTATTAAGGCATACGCGCCATTTTGTGTTTGGCTGTAGGAAATACCTTTTATATTTAAACGAACTAAACTCATGAATTTTAAAACACAAAGAACTGTTTAAATTTGGACTTTACCAACTGCAAAATGCAGAATTGGATATTTTTCTCAATACTTTCGATGAAACGTAAACCTATTAAGAAAATCTAAATTTAAACAGTCCTTTAATATTACAAGGTAATAAAATTATGCGTTTTGAGCTTTAAAAGCTTTTAGTTTTTCTATTAATGTTGGTACTACTTCAAACGCATCACCAACAACTCCATAGTCAGCTGCTTTAAAGAAAGGAGCTTCAGGATCTGTGTTAATAACAACTTTTACTTTAGAAGCATTAATACCTGCTAAATGCTGAATTGCACCAGAGATACCAACAGCAATGTATAGGTTAGACGCAACAGGCTTACCTGTTTGCCCAACATGCTCGCTATGAGGTCTCCAACCAAGGTCAGATACAGGCTTAGAACATGCAGTTGCAGCACCTAAAACATCTGCTAACTCTTCTATCATTCCCCAATTTTCTGGACCTTTTAATCCTCTACCACCAGATACTACTATTTCTGCATCTGCAATACTTACTTTGTCTGTTGCTTTGTCTACAGACTCTACGCTAACACCAGAGTCTGGTATTGAAGGTGAGAAATCTTCAACAGAAGCACTACCACCAGCTTCAATAATTCCGAAAGAATTGTTAGATAAACCAACGATTTTTACATCTGTATTTATTTCTGTATTAGCAAAAGCTTTGTTTGTAAAAGCAGTTCGTTTCACTGTAAAAGGAGAAGTGCTAGATGGTGCTTCTACTACATTAGAAACATATCCTGCATCTAAACCTACAGCTAATAAGGGTGCTAAGTATTTACTGTCTGCACTAGAACTTAAAACAACAACTTTTGTACTTTCATTTTTAGCAGCTTGCTCTATAACAGCTGCGTATTTTTTAGCGTTAAATTTATTTAGACTTTCATCTTTTACAGACAATACTTTAGAAGCACCATAAGCGCCTAGACTATCACTATTGTCTGCATTAATGGCAACAGCAGTTACTGTTGTGCCCATTTGGTCTGCAACAGCTTTTGCGTAAGAAACGACTTCTAAAGCTGCTTTTTTAAATTTTCCGTTTTCTGATTCTGTATATACTAAAACTGACATAATTCTTTTTTTAAATGACTTTAGCTTCGTTGTGAAGTAAATTTACTAACTCATCGATATTATCGGCATCGACTAACTTAACCGCACCTTTAGGTGCAGGTTTTTCGAAACTAGCAGTTGTAGTTTCTGAATTAGTAGCTACAGGCTCAACAACATTTAACGGTTTTTTACGAGCCATCATAATACCTCTCATATTTGGGATACGAAGATCACTTTCTTCAACAATACCTTTTTGTCCTGCAATAACTAAAGGAAGTGAAGTACTTACAGTTTCTTTACCACCATCAATTTCTCTTACAGCTTTTGCATTAGTACCATCAACTTCTAATCCTATACAGTTAGCTACAAAGTTAGCGTCTGTCATTGCTGCTAACATACCAGGAACCATTCCGCCATTATAATCAATAGACTCTCTTCCTGCTATAACTAAGTCGTAACCACCATCTTTAACCACTTTTGCTAATTGTTTTGCAACAGAAAAACCATCAGTAGCTTCTGTGTTAACTCTTATAGCAGTATCGGCACCAATAGCCAATGCTTTTCTTAATGTTGGCTCAGTTTCTGCACCACCTACGTTGATAACATCTACGCTTGCACCTTGCTTTTCTTTAAACCACATTGCTCTGGTTAAACCAAACTCGTCATTAGGATTAATTACAAATTGTACACCATTAGTGTCAAACTTAGTGTCGCCATCTGTAAAGTTAATTTTGGAAGTCGTATCAGGTACGTGGCTGATACATACTAAAATCTTCATACTTATATCTTATTTAAGTTTACATTATTATGTGAAATTTTACGATAACGATTTCGCTAACCATTTGTAAAACATCAAAAAATTGCGGTTACGAAGGTAAATATTTTATTTCGAATATTTACTATGCGTGCATAATAAATTTTAAAGAAATTTGAGCTACTTAGTTTTTCATTTATTGCTATTTTTGTTCTTCGTTTAAAAAGAAAATAATGAAGACAATTCAATTTAGAGAAGCTATCGCTGAAGCCATGAGCGAAGAAATGCGTAGAGATGAAAGCATTTATCTTATGGGTGAAGAAGTTGCAGAATACAATGGTGCTTATAAAGCATCAAAAGGGATGTTAGATGAATTTGGACCAAAGCGCGTTATAGATACACCTATTGCAGAACTTGGTTTTGCTGGTGTGGCAATTGGTTCTACAATGACTGGTAACCGTCCTATTGTAGAGTATATGACGTTTAATTTCTCTTTGGTTGGTATTGATCAAATTATTAACAACGCTGCAAAAATTAGACAAATGTCTGGCGGACAATTTAAATGCCCAATTGTATTTAGAGGTCCAACAGCATCTGCAGGTCAGTTAGCAGCAACACACTCCCAAGCTTTTGAGAGTTGGTTTGCTAATACACCAGGTCTTAAGGTGGTTGTGCCATCTAATCCTTATGATGCAAAAGGACTTTTAAAATCTGCAATTAGAGATGACGATCCGGTAATTTTTATGGAAAGTGAGCAGATGTATGGAGATAAAGGTGAAGTACCAGAAGGTGAATACACAATTCCATTAGGTGTTGCTGATATTAAGAGAGAAGGAACAGATGTTACTATAGTATCTTTTGGAAAGATTATAAAAGAGGCTTTTAAAGCAGCGGACGAATTAGAAAAAGAAGGTATCTCTTGTGAGGTTATAGATTTAAGAACTGTACGTCCTATGGACAGAAAAACAGTTGTAGAATCTGTAAAGAAGACTAATAGACTTGTTGTGGTGGAAGAAGCTTGGCCTTTTGGTAATGTAGCAACAGAAATTACATACTTAGTACAATCTGAAGCGTTTGATTATTTAGATGCTCCAGTTGTAAAAATTAATACTGCAGATACACCTGCGCCATATTCACCAGTACTTTTAGAAGAGTGGTTGCCTAATAGCGATGACGTTGTAAAAGCGGTGAAAAAAGTAATGTATAAATAAATAAATCGCAGTTTTCTGCGTTTAATAAACTTCATTAATAACCAAAAACTAATTTTAGCACGGTTGTTGATGAAGTTTATTGTTTAAATATGAAGTTAAAACTATTCTTTGCCCTTTTTATTATTGGCTTAACCTCAGCTTTGTCTCAAACAAAAGTTAGTGGTTACGTTTATGATGTAAACGATGAGCCAATTCCTTTTGCAAACGTAGTTTTTAAAGGTTCTACCGAAGGTACTATTACAAACGAAGACGGACGATTTTATTTAGAGTCTGACGAGACTTGGGATGCTTTAATGGTTTCTTTTGTTGGTTATGAAGTTTTAGAATTTCCACTTACTAAAAAAGTAAACTACGACTTAAGATTTATACTAAAAGAAGAAGCAGAGTCATTAAAAGAGGTTGTTGTAGTTAGTGGCAAGCAATCAAAAAAAGCTTCAGAAAATCCTGCTATACGTATTCTAAAAAAGATTTGGGAGCGTAAAAGACAAAACGGACTCAGCCAGTTTAAACAATACGAGTACGACCAATACGAAAAAGTAGAGTTTGACCTTAATACCATAGATAGTGCGCTAATAAAAAGTAAACTGTTTAAGGGTATGGAGTTTGTTTTTGAAGAAGTTGATACCTCCTCAGTAACAGGTAAAACGTATTTGCCAATTTTCCTGAATGAGTCTGTAAAAAAGGTTTACGGCGATAATGAAAGAAATGAAAAGCGAGAGGATTTAGTAGGAAATAAAAACTCAGGATTTAGTAACAATCAGGTTATTATAGATTTTATAGATGACTTATATTCAGACTATAATATTTACGATAACTATTTAAAATTCTTTGATAAGAGTTTTGTAAGTCCGTTGAGTCGTACAGGTATTCAAACCTATAACTATGTACTTTCAGATAGTGCATACATAGATAATAAATGGTGTTATAATATCATTTACTACCCAAGACGAAAAAATGAATTGACCTTTAAAGGAGACTTTTGGGTTAATGATTCAACTTATGCAATCAAAGAAATAAATCTTCAGGCCTCTAAAAGTGCCAATATCAACTGGGTAAAAGAAATTTATATAGAGCAGGAATTTGAAGTTTTAAATGATTCGGTTTTTCTTATAAAACGCGATTATTTTCTTTCGGATTTTGCCCTAAATAAAAAAGAAAAATCGAGAGGTGTTTACGGTAAACGTACTACGTTGTATGATAATTATCAATTCAATCAGCCAAAGGATGAAAAATTCTATGATAAGGTAGTTTATACTTATGATGCTGATATTTATAATAGAGAAGACGATTTTTGGGAAAAGAATAGGTTAGAGGCTTTAAACAAAGACGAAAAGGGTGTTTACAAAATGTTAGACACTTTAAAAACTGTAAAAAAATTCAAGCGTCTTTATAATCTCGGAAGTATACTCGCCTCAGGATATGTAGAATTCCCGAGTATAAATTTTGATTACGGTCCAATTTTTTCAACATTCGGTTTTAATGAAGTTGAAGGATTGCGTCTTAGAACAGGTGGACGAACCTATTTTGGTCCAAACGATTTATGGAGGCTAGAAGGTTTCTTAGCTTATGGCTTTAGAGATGATAAATTCAAATATGGTATTTCTGGTAAGTGGTTGTTAGATAAACGGAGCCGATTAACCATTTTTGGTGGTAATAGGCGAGATATAGAGCAGATTGGCGCAAGTCTAACAAGTTCTACTGACGTTTTGGGTAGAAGCTTAGCCTCTAGTGCAGTTTTTACAGCAGGTTCAAACGATAAATTAACCAATATTAATTTGACCAATTTAGGGTTTTCAATTGAACCACTTCGGAATTTTGAAGTGCGTTTAGACGGAAGTTTTAGAACCTTAAGTTCAGCATCACCAACCTTCAGTTTAGATTATAACAATCCTGAATCTTCAACAGGAATTTCATCAGAGATTAAACAGTTTGAAAGCAGGTTGGCTTTATCCTATTTTCCAAAGCGTGAAATGACAGGCTTTGGTGTAGAACGAAAAGAGAAGAACGATAATTTTGCCAGACTTTTTGCTCAGGTTACACGTGGGGATCGCAATTGGTTTGATAGTGATTTTGATTATACCAAAGTACAGTTTTCTTATATCCAACCATGGCAAGTAGGTGGTTTTGGGCGTTTAGTGACGTCGATTGAAGCTGGTAAAACATTTGGTGAAGTACCACTAGGTTTGCTAAGTGTGGTTCCTGGTAACCAAACCTATTTCTCAATATACAATACATTCTCACAACTCGATTTTTATGAGTTTGTTACAGATACATATACTTCTGTTCATTTTGAACACAATTTTAATGGTCGCCTTTTTTCTCGAATCCCATTTTTAAAGAAATATAATCTTAGAGCAATTGTTGGTCTGCGAGGTGTTTGGGGAGAACTGTCTGATGAAAACATAGCTTTAAGTACTACAGGAAATCCAGTTGAATTTCCACTTTTAGCACCAGATACACGCATGTATTATGAGTATAGTTTTGGTGTGGCTAATATTTTCAAGATTCTAAGAATAGATTTCAACTTTAGAGGTAATTATTTAGACAATCCAGATGCCAGACGTTTTGGAGTTACAGGTAGTTTTGGCTTTTATTTCTAAAAGGAACATGTCAGCGTCTACGTTTTAGGTTATATTTTCGTTATTATTCTATAATAGAATTGGTCTAACGTCATCAAACACTTATATTTGCAACCTTTTTAATTATATTAATGATGACAGATTCAACCCAATTAACCTTCGATGTTTTAATAGAAATCCCTAAAGGGAGCCGTAATAAATATGAATACGATTTTGCATTAAACAAAATTAGATTCGATAGAATGCTTTTTTCGTCAATGATGTATCCTGGTGACTATGGTTTTGTGCCAGAAACTTTAGCTTTAGATAGCGACCCATTAGATGTTTTGGTTTTAGGAACAGAGCCTACATTTCCAATGGTAGTAATGGAGGTAAGACCTATAGGAGTTTTTCATATGACAGATGAAAAGGGACCAGATGAGAAAATAATTTGTGTGCCAGTTTCGGATCCAATTTGGAGTAACAATCATGACATTAGTGATTTAAATCCGCACAGGCTAAAAGAGATAGAACACTTTTTTCAAGTTTACAAGGATTTAGAGGAAAAGAAAGTAGATGTAGGTGGATGGGGAAATGCCGAAGAAGCTATAAAAATATACCAAGAGTGTGTAAAGCGTTATGATGAAAGTGAACATAAGAAAAAGCGAACTTTCACTATTTAGTACTTTGTGAAATAAGCACTTTTTTATAATAATAATCTAAAAAAAAGCAATATCAATTATTGATATTGCTTTTTTTCGTAAAATTTGATTGATTTTACTACTTTTGCCCAGTTTGAAAAGCGAATAACTAATCTCAATAAATATTATATGGAATCAAACATAATTTATGTACCGATGGCATTAGCAATTGTAGGATTGCTTTTTATGTTCGTTAAAATGTCTTGGGTAAAAAAGCAACCTGCAGGCGATGAAAAAATGCAAAGTATTTCTAAATCAATTAAAGAAGGTGCTCTAGCATTTTTGGCAGCAGAATATCGATTATTACTAGTATTTGTAGTAATGGCAGCTGTGGCATTAGGGGTTGTATCATATTTAGTACCAACCACGCATTGGATCATTATTGTTGCTTTTGTTTTTGGAGCAGTATTTTCTGGTTTAGCCGGAAATATTGGTATGCGAATAGCAACTGATGCAAACGCTAGAACAGCTGAGGCTGCAAAAACAAGTTTGCCACATGCTTTAAAAGTGTCTTTTGGTGGTGGAACTGTAATGGGGCTTGGTGTAGCTGGACTTGCTGTTTTAGGTATTAGCTTGTTCTTTTTTATTTTCCTTAAAATGTTTGTAACCGGAGAAAACAGTTTTTATGATGAAATGACAGTTGCTCTTGAAGCTTTGGCTGGATTCTCATTAGGTGCTGAGTGTATAGCATTATTCGCAAGAGTAGGTGGAGGAATCTATACCAAAGCTGCTGATGTAGGAGCTGATTTAGTTGGTAAAGTAGAAGCAGGTATACCAGAGGATGATCCACGTAATCCAGCAACTATTGCAGATAACGTTGGGGATAATGTTGGTGATGTTGCAGGTATGGGAGCCGATTTATTTGGGTCTTATGTTGCTACGGTTTTAGCAGCTATGGTACTTGGTAACTACGTGATAAGAGATATGTCTACAGGAGCGCCATTTACTGATGCTTTTAATAATATGGGACCAATCCTTTTACCTTTAGTTATTGCAGGTGTAGGTGTTTTAGCTTCTATTTTAGGAACATTCTTAGTGCGTATTTCTAGTAATGACGCTAAAGAATCTGTGGTTCAAAAAGCTTTAGATACAGGTAACTGGGTTTCTATTGGAATTACTTGGGTAGCTTCATGGTTTTTAATCCGTTGGATGTTACCAATGACTATGGAAATGAACTTTTTTGGAGAAGGTTTAAAGACAATTCCTTCTAGACATGTATTTTATGCTGCTACTATAGGTTTGGCTGTTGGAGCTTTAATTTCTATGGTTACTGCATACTACACAAGTTTGGGTAAAACACCAGTTTTAAAAATTGTTAAAAATTCATCTACAGGCGCAGCTACTAATATTATATCAGGTTTAGCTGTTGGTATGAAATCTACATTTTTATCTGTAATTCTTTTTGCTGTAGCAATTTGGAGTGCTTATGTATTGGCAGGATTCTATGGAGTAGCTTTAGCTGCTTCAGCAATGATGGCTACTACAGCAATGCAGTTGGCTATTGATGCATTTGGTCCAATCGCTGATAATGCAGGTGGTGTAGCAGAAATGAGTGAATTAGAGCCGCATGTTCGTGAGCGTACAGATATTTTAGATTCAGTAGGTAATACAACAGCAGCAGTAGGTAAAGGATTTGCTATTGCTTCTGCAGCTTTAACAGCGTTAGCTTTATTTGCTGCGTATGTAACTTTTACTGGTATTGATGGGATTAACATTTTTAAAGCACCTGTGTTAGCGGCATTGTTTATCGGTGGAATGATTCCTGTAATTTTCTCAGCACTTGCAATGGAGTCTGTTGGTAAAGCAGCAGGTCAGATGGTAGAGGAAGTTAGAAGACAGTTTAGAGAAATACCTGGGATTATGGAAGGAACAGGTACTCCTGAATATGGAAAATGTGTAGATATTTCAACTAAAGCAGCATTAAAAGAAATGATAATACCTGGTCTTATCACTATAGTAACTCCAGTAGTAATGGGAATAGGTACAGCGCTAGTAAACGATGATTTTTTACTTGGTGCAGAAGTACTAGGTGGTTATATGGCAGGAGTTTGTGTTTCTGGTGTAATGTGGGCTATCTTTCAAAATAATGCTGGTGGAGCTTGGGACAACGCTAAAAAATCATTTGAAGCAGGTGTTGAAATTAATGGGAAAACATTTTACAAGCACAAAGATGATAACCCATCACCTCCGCATCAAGCAGCAGTAACAGGTGATACTGTTGGTGATCCTTTTAAAGATACTTCGGGTCCTTCTATGAACATTTTAATTAAATTAACGTGTTTGGTAGGTTTGGTTATAGCACCAATTTTAGGTGGTCACTCTTCTGAAGAAGGTTTGGCTAATAATGAAAAAGAAGTCTCAATAGAAATGACTATTGAGTCTAAAGACATGGCAAAAGCTACAGTAAACTACTCTACTATTAAAGATGGTGAAAAGGTTTCTGAGGTTATTGTTTTTGAAGGCACTGAGGCAGAAGTGAAAAAAGAATTAGAAGCTTTTGAAGCTACTGTTAAAAGTGAAGCTAAAAACGTCGAAAAAATTATCGAAGAGGTAAATATTACTAAGGAATAATTTTTTAATAACTAGTTATTAAAACCACGCTAAACAGCGTGGTTTTTTTATTTTTACGTACTAAGATTAATAGATGTTTAAAAAAGATCCACTTCAAATCATTGCATTTCAGGGTTATGGTACAGATACCCATTTTTATGCACGTGGCAGAGCTTTAGAAGACGAATCTATTGATCTCGAAAATCAAAATACTTGGCATCTTATTATCAATACTTGGAAACGTTTTGAAACCGATGAAATTAAAAATGTAGGGATTTCTATTAAACTTCCGGAAGGAACAATTCTTAAAGGTAAAACAGATAGAGATGGTTATTATAAAATTGAAGCCAATTTAGCTGAGCTATCAAAACTTGTCAATGACGAAGGTTGGTTGCCTTTTGAATTGTCTTATAACGATGTAAACATTAAAAGAACCATTCAAAATGATAATAGATTTCCGGGTGAAATATTAATACCTTCAGTAGAAGCACAGTTTGGTGTTGCTAGTGATATAGATGATACTATTATTCATACTGGTGTGGTGAGTACTTTAAAGTGGGAAGTCATTTATAATTCGGTATTTAAACATGCTAAAAACAGAATTCCTCTAGAAGGAGCAGCAGACTTTTATCATAAATTACATAGAGGTGTTTCAGGTAAAAATTCTAACCCTATTTTTTATGTTAGTCATAGTCCTTGGAATCTCTATCGTTATCTAGAGTTGTTTTTAAGACAACACAATTTTCCTAAGGGGCCAATTTTGCTTAGAAACTTCAGTAATCTTCTTAGGAAACAACCGCAAGATCAAAAACCACAGAAGCAGAAAGAAATTCTTCATCTCTTAAAAACCTATCCTAATTTGCCATTTATACTAATAGGTGATAGTGGCGAGCACGATCCAGAGATCTATATGGAGATAGCAGAAGAGTTTCCAGATAGAATATTGGCAATATATCTACGCACTGTTAAACACAAAAAGAAAATGCTTCGCGTAAAAAACCTTGTAGATAATTATAAAACCACAGAG from Winogradskyella sp. MH6 includes these protein-coding regions:
- a CDS encoding electron transfer flavoprotein subunit beta/FixA family protein → MKILVCISHVPDTTSKINFTDGDTKFDTNGVQFVINPNDEFGLTRAMWFKEKQGASVDVINVGGAETEPTLRKALAIGADTAIRVNTEATDGFSVAKQLAKVVKDGGYDLVIAGRESIDYNGGMVPGMLAAMTDANFVANCIGLEVDGTNAKAVREIDGGKETVSTSLPLVIAGQKGIVEESDLRIPNMRGIMMARKKPLNVVEPVATNSETTTASFEKPAPKGAVKLVDADNIDELVNLLHNEAKVI
- a CDS encoding bifunctional nuclease family protein, with the protein product MSLVRLNIKGISYSQTQNGAYALILNEVDGDRKLPIVIGAFEAQSIAIALEKEIRPPRPLTHDLFKNFADRFDIVVKQVIIHKLVDGVFYSSLICERDKIEEIIDARTSDAIALALRFQAPIFTYKNILDKAGIYLKVNPKKEDEEQDSILVDDFIAEEIENAVADQEGYKDKSLEELNSLLEEAVNNEDYEKAAKIRDEISKR
- a CDS encoding pyruvate dehydrogenase complex E1 component subunit beta; translated protein: MKTIQFREAIAEAMSEEMRRDESIYLMGEEVAEYNGAYKASKGMLDEFGPKRVIDTPIAELGFAGVAIGSTMTGNRPIVEYMTFNFSLVGIDQIINNAAKIRQMSGGQFKCPIVFRGPTASAGQLAATHSQAFESWFANTPGLKVVVPSNPYDAKGLLKSAIRDDDPVIFMESEQMYGDKGEVPEGEYTIPLGVADIKREGTDVTIVSFGKIIKEAFKAADELEKEGISCEVIDLRTVRPMDRKTVVESVKKTNRLVVVEEAWPFGNVATEITYLVQSEAFDYLDAPVVKINTADTPAPYSPVLLEEWLPNSDDVVKAVKKVMYK
- a CDS encoding NupC/NupG family nucleoside CNT transporter, producing MNHFFKALIAIFIGVSSITAQELEKTWQFTTIENTQTGEALSISDSDILKFRDGDFDYKLLSKDSLKASGHYTFQNNLLVFYYNTPKDTIRKYKVREFTDSTLVFTEKLTTYSFKSLESKSTAIASAITGENTENTIKPSQGFSFNSLWRGILGMFTLIVIAFLFSSNRKAINWKTVGIGLAFQLLIAIGVLRVGFVKTIFESIGSVFVSVLDFTREGSKFLFEGLVVDMDTFGFIFAFQVLPTILFFSALTSVLFYLGIIQRVVKGFGWLLTKLLKISGAESLSVAGNIFLGQTEAPLLIKAYLEKMNKSEILLVMIGGMATVAGAVLAAYIGFLGGDDPAMRLLYAKHLLAASVMAAPGAIVISKILYPQTEDINTDVKVSQEKIGANLLDAIANGTTEGLRLAVNVGAMLLVFVAFIAMINGILGWAGDVTSLNTWMAANTPYQSFSLEAILGTIFAPLMWLIGVAKEDMMMMGQLLGIKLAASEFVGYIQLADLKDVANATHLNYNKSVIMATYMLCGFANFASIGIQIGGIGSLAPGQRKQLSKFGMKALIGGTIASLISATIAGMIIG
- a CDS encoding thymidylate synthase encodes the protein MKQYHDLVKHVLENGNEKGDRTGTGTKSVFGYQMRFDLSEGFPMVTTKKLHLKSIIYELLWFLKGDTNINYLTENGVRIWNEWADENGDLGPVYGHQWRNWASEDIDQIKEVIETLKNNPNSRRMLVSAWNPSVLPDTSKSFAENVANGKAALPPCHAFFQFYVADGKLSCQLYQRSADIFLGVPFNIASYALFTMMMAQVCGYQPGEFIHTFGDAHIYNNHLEQLELQLSRDIRPLPKMIINPDVKDIFDFKFEDFILEDYNPHPHIKGVVAV
- a CDS encoding electron transfer flavoprotein subunit alpha/FixB family protein, producing MSVLVYTESENGKFKKAALEVVSYAKAVADQMGTTVTAVAINADNSDSLGAYGASKVLSVKDESLNKFNAKKYAAVIEQAAKNESTKVVVLSSSADSKYLAPLLAVGLDAGYVSNVVEAPSSTSPFTVKRTAFTNKAFANTEINTDVKIVGLSNNSFGIIEAGGSASVEDFSPSIPDSGVSVESVDKATDKVSIADAEIVVSGGRGLKGPENWGMIEELADVLGAATACSKPVSDLGWRPHSEHVGQTGKPVASNLYIAVGISGAIQHLAGINASKVKVVINTDPEAPFFKAADYGVVGDAFEVVPTLIEKLKAFKAQNA